The Maridesulfovibrio sp. genomic sequence CGTTATCAGCAGTATAAAAATCTAAAGTATACTCGACCCTAGAGACACGATGGTAAAAACCATTAAAAATTTTAATCATATAGGAAATAACTTCTTGGTTTATATCCTTGAACTGGAATGTCGTGCCATATCTGCAGTAATGTTGAACAGCTACCATTTTATCTGACATTCCTAAAACCGGTACGTTTGTTTCATATACCTCTTCTACGGAATTGGAATAAAATCTTTTGCTAAGTACTTCAAAATTATCCTTTATAAACAGGTCCATACGATTAGAATTCATCACTTCGAACGGCACAGTGATATTAATGAAGTCGATGCTCGGTTCAATTCTGTAAAGCTCCTGATCCTTCTGCAATGGTTCACCTAATAAGTAGTCATAATACTCAAATGAATGCGGTAAATGTACGTGCATACTAATTTCCTTCAATAAAATTCTACAGCAATTAAGTATAATTTCTTGCTGCAACAAAAATATAACAACTATTGACGATTAAAATTACATAAAAATAGAATAATAAAAAATATTGAGACACATTAGTCTAAGTAATTAATTTTCATACATGGCTTAGTTAATAGCTGTGTATTGTAAAGTTCTTATTTTAAATAAAACCCAATAATTATATAAAATTTACTAGATTAGTATTTTATATGTCTTCTAGTTTTTAAAATTCATAAATTTATTTCACGTATATTATATCTATATTTTTTTGACATGGAACGTTAGGACGATACAAGTACGATCTATTTTAATATTTGATAGAGATATTAAAAGTCAATGGTGAGAACTTTTGCAGAAGGAGGGCGTATGTACCGGATAGTGACTGTTTCGAAAGGGGCAGTCCTCAAGATTATTAAGTCCAAAGTTGCCAAAAAGATACTCAAGTCAATTTTAATCGTTCTTATCAATGAGAAAATTCGTTGAGTGTCTGGGAGGGAGGTACTTTTCGGAGTATCTTCTTCTTGTAGTTTATTTTCTGTCCCTTCCTGAATTCTATTGTGAACGGCAAGATCATCAGCCAGTTCCCTCGTCATCTACTCTGAACCAATATAGATATTTTCCTTCAAGGAACCAATGTACGTTTTTCCCTAAAAACGGACATTCCACAGTTCATCCATAAAAAATCTACGAACTTGAATGGTTTACAGACGAAACTGAAATTTCAGTTTCAGCCGTGCCGTTTTGAATGGTTGGTTTTACCATAAAACCAATAATTTCGTACATTCAGGAGGAAAAATGAAAGTTGAACCTATCACTTCAATGAAGGATGTTAAAAACATTAAGCGGCTGCTTCAGGACCATCCCAGAAACCTGTTGCTATTCGTGATGGGCATTAATTCAGGTTTGAGGACTCAGGATATTCTGACACTACGCGTCAAGGATATGCTGGACAAGAAGATTGGCGGCCGGATCGTGGTCACTGAGAAGAAAACCGGAAAACAGAATGTAACCATCATCAACAAAGAAATTGCTGACACGTTTCAGAACTACTTAGAACATTGTGGATGCGAAGTTGATGAAGATCAGTTCCTTTTTCAGAGCCGTAAAGGCCGCAAAGGGAACTACCCAATAACGACCTACAGGGTGACCGGGTTGCTGAAGGAGTGGACGGCTGCAATCAACCTGAAAGGCAACTACGGTGCTCACAGCCTCAGAAAAACATTTTGTTACCACCAAAGAGTTCATTTCGGGGTGTCATGGGAATTGTTGAGCAAGCGTCTTAACCACTCCAGCCCAAGTGTTACTCGCCGCTACATCGGTGTTCAGGACGAAGAAGTTGAAGAAATCTTGCTGAACAATATTTGAGGCTGGTTTGTAGGAGCATCTGCATGACGATTGTGCAGGTGCTCTTCCATTTTTGAGTGTCAGAAGAAAATTTAAAAAAAATTAACTTTTTTTGATGTCGAAGGGTGTTGGAGG encodes the following:
- a CDS encoding tyrosine-type recombinase/integrase → MKVEPITSMKDVKNIKRLLQDHPRNLLLFVMGINSGLRTQDILTLRVKDMLDKKIGGRIVVTEKKTGKQNVTIINKEIADTFQNYLEHCGCEVDEDQFLFQSRKGRKGNYPITTYRVTGLLKEWTAAINLKGNYGAHSLRKTFCYHQRVHFGVSWELLSKRLNHSSPSVTRRYIGVQDEEVEEILLNNI